One part of the Gemmatimonadaceae bacterium genome encodes these proteins:
- a CDS encoding amidohydrolase family protein, with translation MRTLFLLTILAAPVAAQAPDSLLLLKPSAVWDGTSDAPSTGWTVLVRGDRIAAVGPAAQVGVPKGASVLELPGTTLIPGMIEAHTHLFLHPYNETPWNDQVMREPLALRTARAVNHARATLLAGFTTIRDLGTEGAGYADVGLKQAIDQGIIPGPRMVVTTRAMLVTGSYAPRRTDFAFDPPQGAEEADGIDGVMRVARDQIAHGADWVKVYADYRWGPRGETMPTFTEAELRAIVEAARSSGRAVVAHASTPEGMRRAIVAGVESIEHGDGGTDETWRLMKEHNVTFCPTLAAGDATRQYAGWKKGVDPEPASITAKRASFRAALAAGVTMCVGGDVGVYAHGDDARELELMVDYGMAPLAVLKAATSGNAKLLHWESRVGRVAPGLLADLVAVKGDPTRDIHAVRAVAMVMKGGVIARKP, from the coding sequence ATGCGCACACTCTTCCTGCTCACCATTCTTGCCGCGCCGGTTGCCGCGCAGGCACCTGACTCACTGCTGCTGCTGAAGCCGTCGGCGGTGTGGGACGGGACGAGCGACGCGCCATCCACGGGATGGACGGTGCTCGTGCGCGGGGACCGCATCGCGGCGGTCGGGCCGGCGGCGCAGGTGGGCGTGCCGAAGGGCGCCTCGGTGCTTGAACTGCCGGGGACGACGTTGATCCCGGGGATGATCGAGGCGCACACGCACCTCTTCCTCCACCCCTACAACGAGACGCCGTGGAACGACCAGGTGATGCGCGAGCCGCTCGCGCTGCGCACGGCGCGGGCGGTGAACCACGCGCGCGCCACGCTGCTGGCCGGCTTCACGACCATTCGCGACCTTGGCACCGAAGGGGCGGGCTACGCCGACGTCGGACTCAAGCAGGCCATCGATCAGGGGATCATCCCGGGCCCGCGCATGGTCGTGACGACGCGCGCGATGCTGGTGACGGGCAGCTACGCCCCCCGGCGCACGGATTTTGCGTTCGACCCGCCGCAGGGCGCGGAAGAAGCGGACGGCATCGATGGCGTGATGCGGGTGGCGCGCGACCAGATTGCGCACGGCGCCGACTGGGTAAAGGTGTACGCCGACTACCGGTGGGGACCGCGCGGCGAGACGATGCCGACGTTCACCGAGGCCGAGTTGCGCGCCATCGTCGAGGCGGCCCGCAGCAGCGGCCGGGCGGTGGTGGCGCACGCCAGCACCCCCGAGGGGATGCGGCGCGCCATCGTGGCCGGCGTCGAATCCATCGAGCACGGTGATGGCGGCACTGACGAGACGTGGCGCCTGATGAAGGAGCACAACGTCACCTTCTGCCCGACGCTCGCGGCGGGCGACGCGACGCGGCAGTACGCCGGCTGGAAGAAGGGCGTGGATCCCGAACCGGCGTCGATCACCGCCAAGCGCGCGTCCTTCCGGGCGGCGCTCGCCGCCGGCGTGACGATGTGCGTGGGCGGCGACGTCGGCGTCTATGCGCACGGCGATGACGCGCGCGAGCTGGAGCTGATGGTCGACTACGGCATGGCGCCGCTTGCCGTCCTGAAGGCCGCCACGTCGGGCAACGCGAAGTTGCTGCACTGGGAGAGTCGCGTGGGACGCGTGGCGCCGGGCCTGCTCGCGGATCTCGTGGCGGTGAAGGGCGACCCGACGCGCGACATCCATGCGGTGCGCGCGGTGGCGATGGTGATGAAGGGTGGCGTGATCGCGCGGAAGCCCTAG
- a CDS encoding DUF502 domain-containing protein yields MKRIFGYFIRGLILTVPVVVTVWVCYGIFTRVDGWLGIKTPGIGFVLTLVIITTIGALGSSILTRSAVTIFEDLLQRLPFVRLLYTSTKDVLSAFVGEKKRFSQPALVDLGLGSDVQVLGFLTQSSAERLGLDGSVVVYVPHSYAWSGQMLIMPSAKVKLLATDSAEFMAFIVSGGVTDFPKLH; encoded by the coding sequence ATGAAACGGATCTTCGGCTACTTCATCCGCGGCCTCATCCTGACGGTACCCGTCGTCGTGACCGTCTGGGTCTGCTACGGGATCTTCACCCGCGTCGACGGCTGGCTCGGCATCAAGACCCCCGGCATCGGGTTCGTCCTGACCCTGGTGATCATCACCACCATCGGCGCGCTGGGCTCGAGCATCCTCACCCGCTCGGCCGTGACGATATTCGAAGACCTGCTCCAGCGCCTGCCCTTCGTCCGCCTGCTCTACACGTCCACCAAGGATGTGCTGAGCGCCTTCGTGGGCGAGAAGAAGCGCTTCAGCCAGCCGGCGCTGGTGGACCTGGGACTGGGGAGCGACGTGCAGGTGCTCGGCTTCCTCACGCAGTCATCGGCGGAGCGCCTGGGCCTGGACGGATCCGTCGTGGTGTACGTGCCGCATTCGTACGCCTGGTCGGGACAGATGCTCATCATGCCGTCCGCGAAGGTGAAGCTGCTGGCGACGGACAGCGCGGAGTTCATGGCGTTCATTGTATCGGGTGGCGTGACGGACTTTCCGAAACTGCATTGA
- a CDS encoding prolyl oligopeptidase family serine peptidase, with protein MNIRRIVFNALRVLLLSAASIPLAAQSKKPITQDTYDLWRAIQGATLSPDGKFAMYTVSPVVGDGEVVIRGTGTGTEYRFARGYTGRPQLMPAADSAAIFVAPPAQFSAGSTVAAFITYAARADFESARKAKPRPLPPPRTSLTIVTLADGKAQVIPRVRSFRFAREGGRYLAYLMEADTAAPGSGGTAPAGGAGAPGGARAGATGGTRSDPAAPLMLRDLTTGQELKIDDVTSYLFDEGEKVLVYATTVATDSTKTGVYVRDLATGTVTTLAAGKGNYKSLAVDRKAAQVAFVTDRDDIASAKPRYALYHALLVLAKGQKGPVAATKVVDQAMVGAEQVIADRGRLDFVRDGTALQFALAPIPIDSIPADSLTDKAVYDLWHYRDTQVMPMQKVNAARERGRTWTALYTPAVRKWAKLGNDSLRQVTVSDNGKVVLALNAVEYAIEQTWGEGGSDAYLLDPTTAARTLVARKLDGAQLSPGGKYVTFFRDGKWFAHATASGKQVEITAAIKGVKLDNEEFDMPDTRPPYGLGGWTTDDARVLVYDRYDAWEVDPAGVAAPVNLTAGAGRAKKVTYRVVNLDSEDRFLDPAEPLMLRAFDNETKASGYARARLGASAAPEVLVMGPKNYAALQKARKAGQYLLTQQRYREFPDLWTGTALNAVTKISNANPQDAEYPRGDVELVSWLNDDGVPLKGMLFKPEGFDASKKYPMITYFYEKLADGLHTYYAPSGRNTVNPLVYNSLGYLVFMPDIVYTDGFPGPSAAKAIIPGVQSLIARGFVDSRKLGVTGQSWGGYQSAYLITVTNMFAAAVPNATVVNMTSAYDGIRWQSGLLRQMQYEHSQSRIGGSLWQYPERFIENSPLFKLDRVTTPVLFMANDNDGAVPWYQGIEFYGAMRRLQKEAYLVVYNGDEHNPTKRANQKDIDRKMQEFFGAKLLSQPEPDWMKNGIPFLKKGQDQLNRR; from the coding sequence ATGAACATTCGCCGCATCGTCTTCAACGCCCTTCGCGTTCTGCTGCTCAGCGCCGCGTCAATTCCGCTCGCTGCCCAGTCGAAGAAACCCATCACGCAGGACACGTACGACCTGTGGCGCGCCATTCAGGGGGCAACGCTGTCGCCCGACGGCAAGTTTGCGATGTACACGGTCTCTCCGGTCGTGGGGGACGGCGAGGTGGTCATTCGAGGCACGGGCACGGGCACGGAATACCGCTTTGCCCGCGGCTACACGGGGCGTCCGCAACTGATGCCGGCCGCCGACTCGGCGGCGATCTTCGTGGCGCCTCCGGCGCAGTTCTCGGCCGGCTCAACAGTTGCGGCATTCATTACATATGCCGCGCGCGCCGATTTCGAGTCCGCTCGCAAGGCGAAGCCACGCCCGCTGCCGCCGCCGCGCACCTCGCTGACCATCGTGACCCTTGCCGACGGCAAGGCTCAGGTGATTCCGCGCGTGCGGTCGTTCCGCTTTGCGCGTGAGGGCGGCAGGTACCTCGCCTACCTGATGGAAGCCGACACGGCAGCCCCGGGAAGCGGCGGCACGGCGCCAGCTGGCGGTGCGGGCGCCCCGGGCGGTGCGCGCGCTGGCGCCACCGGCGGCACCCGCAGCGATCCGGCCGCGCCGCTGATGCTGCGCGACCTGACCACCGGACAGGAACTCAAGATCGATGACGTGACCTCGTACCTGTTCGACGAAGGCGAGAAGGTGCTCGTCTACGCCACGACGGTGGCGACGGACAGCACCAAGACGGGCGTCTACGTGCGCGACCTGGCCACCGGAACCGTCACGACGCTGGCCGCCGGGAAGGGGAACTACAAGTCGCTCGCCGTCGACCGGAAGGCCGCGCAAGTGGCCTTCGTGACCGATCGCGATGACATCGCCTCGGCCAAGCCACGCTACGCGCTGTATCACGCGTTGCTCGTGCTGGCGAAGGGGCAGAAGGGGCCCGTTGCCGCGACGAAGGTGGTGGACCAGGCGATGGTAGGCGCCGAGCAGGTGATTGCCGATCGCGGTCGCCTCGATTTCGTGCGCGACGGCACGGCGCTGCAGTTCGCGTTGGCGCCAATCCCGATTGACTCCATCCCGGCCGACTCGCTCACCGACAAGGCCGTGTATGACCTGTGGCATTACAGGGACACGCAGGTAATGCCGATGCAGAAAGTGAACGCCGCGCGTGAGCGCGGCCGCACCTGGACCGCGCTGTACACGCCGGCGGTCAGGAAGTGGGCCAAGCTTGGCAACGACTCGCTCCGTCAGGTCACGGTCTCCGACAACGGCAAGGTCGTGCTGGCGCTGAATGCGGTGGAGTACGCCATCGAACAGACGTGGGGCGAGGGAGGCAGCGACGCGTACCTCCTCGACCCGACGACCGCCGCGCGCACGCTCGTGGCCCGGAAGCTCGACGGCGCCCAGCTTTCGCCGGGCGGCAAGTACGTGACCTTCTTCCGCGACGGCAAGTGGTTTGCGCATGCGACGGCCAGCGGCAAGCAGGTGGAGATCACCGCCGCCATCAAGGGCGTGAAGCTGGACAACGAGGAGTTCGACATGCCCGATACCCGTCCGCCGTACGGACTCGGCGGCTGGACGACGGACGACGCGCGCGTGCTCGTGTACGACCGCTACGACGCGTGGGAAGTGGACCCGGCGGGCGTCGCCGCCCCGGTCAACCTGACGGCCGGCGCAGGACGCGCGAAGAAGGTGACGTACCGCGTGGTGAATCTCGACAGCGAGGATCGTTTCCTCGATCCGGCCGAACCGCTGATGCTCCGCGCCTTCGACAACGAGACGAAGGCGAGCGGCTACGCGCGTGCCAGGCTCGGCGCGAGCGCGGCCCCCGAGGTGCTCGTGATGGGGCCGAAGAACTACGCGGCCCTCCAGAAGGCGCGGAAGGCCGGGCAGTATCTGCTGACCCAGCAGAGGTACCGTGAGTTCCCCGACCTCTGGACGGGCACGGCGCTGAACGCCGTCACGAAGATCTCCAATGCGAACCCGCAGGACGCCGAGTATCCGCGCGGTGACGTGGAACTCGTCAGTTGGCTCAACGACGACGGCGTCCCCCTGAAGGGGATGCTCTTCAAGCCCGAGGGCTTCGATGCGTCGAAGAAGTACCCGATGATCACGTACTTCTACGAGAAGCTCGCCGACGGCCTGCACACCTACTACGCGCCGTCGGGGCGGAATACGGTCAATCCGCTCGTGTACAACTCGCTCGGCTACCTCGTCTTCATGCCCGACATCGTCTACACCGACGGTTTTCCGGGGCCGAGCGCGGCCAAGGCGATCATCCCGGGCGTGCAGTCGCTGATCGCCCGCGGCTTCGTCGATTCCAGGAAGCTCGGCGTCACCGGCCAGTCGTGGGGCGGCTACCAGTCGGCGTACCTCATCACGGTCACCAACATGTTCGCCGCGGCGGTGCCGAATGCGACGGTCGTGAACATGACGTCGGCGTACGACGGCATCCGCTGGCAGAGCGGCCTGCTGCGCCAGATGCAGTACGAGCACTCGCAGAGCCGCATCGGCGGTTCGCTGTGGCAGTATCCCGAACGGTTCATCGAGAACTCGCCGCTGTTCAAGCTCGACCGCGTGACGACGCCGGTGCTCTTCATGGCCAACGACAACGACGGCGCGGTGCCGTGGTACCAGGGGATCGAGTTCTACGGGGCGATGCGCCGCCTGCAGAAGGAGGCGTACCTGGTGGTCTACAACGGCGACGAGCACAACCCGACCAAGCGCGCCAACCAGAAGGACATCGACCGCAAGATGCAGGAGTTCTTCGGCGCCAAGCTGCTGAGCCAGCCGGAACCTGACTGGATGAAGAACGGGATCCCGTTCCTCAAGAAGGGGCAGGATCAGCTGAACCGCAGATAA
- a CDS encoding DUF302 domain-containing protein yields the protein MPSQTRYGITAQVRKPFDATVEAARAALAAEGFGVLMEADLKATFLKKLGAEHTPYVILGACSPRDAFDAIQLEPDLGLLLPCNVIVRDAGNGTTHVAALDPTAQLRLAGNAALEPAAAAIRDRLARAIAALEAAP from the coding sequence ATGCCCTCCCAGACTCGCTACGGAATCACCGCCCAGGTTCGCAAGCCGTTCGACGCCACGGTCGAGGCGGCGCGCGCGGCGCTCGCCGCCGAGGGGTTCGGCGTCCTCATGGAGGCCGACCTGAAGGCCACCTTCCTGAAGAAGCTCGGCGCCGAGCACACGCCCTACGTGATTCTCGGCGCCTGCAGTCCGCGCGATGCGTTCGATGCGATCCAGCTCGAACCCGACCTCGGCCTGCTCCTCCCGTGCAACGTGATCGTGCGCGACGCGGGCAACGGCACCACGCACGTGGCGGCGCTCGATCCCACCGCGCAGCTGCGCCTGGCGGGGAATGCGGCGCTCGAACCTGCCGCCGCGGCCATTCGCGACCGGCTCGCCCGCGCCATCGCTGCGCTCGAGGCGGCGCCGTGA
- the trxA gene encoding thioredoxin — protein MTTPVESTAASAVVACPFCSQLNRVALGRLDDRPRCAECQKPLLLDRPVHAKDDHLSKVINGASVPVVVDFYADWCGPCKMMAPVLDDLAAERAGELLVVKVNSDQNPVSPQHYGVRGIPTLIVFRDGQEVARQVGFAPKAQLAQLIDSSAP, from the coding sequence GTGACCACCCCGGTCGAAAGCACGGCGGCCTCAGCCGTCGTCGCCTGCCCGTTCTGCTCGCAGCTGAATCGCGTCGCCCTCGGACGGCTCGATGACCGGCCCCGGTGCGCCGAGTGCCAGAAACCGCTGCTGCTGGACCGCCCGGTGCACGCCAAGGATGATCACCTCTCGAAGGTGATCAACGGCGCGAGCGTTCCGGTCGTCGTCGATTTCTACGCCGACTGGTGCGGACCGTGCAAGATGATGGCGCCCGTGCTCGATGACCTGGCGGCCGAGCGCGCGGGCGAACTGCTCGTCGTGAAGGTGAACTCCGACCAGAATCCCGTCTCGCCGCAGCATTACGGCGTGCGGGGGATCCCGACGCTCATCGTCTTCCGCGATGGGCAGGAAGTGGCGCGTCAGGTCGGCTTCGCGCCAAAGGCGCAGCTGGCGCAGCTCATCGACTCGTCGGCTCCATAA
- a CDS encoding c-type cytochrome — translation MRKIVRALAWGVGAVLVLLLVAGCALYFYTQRGIDRRYAIAGHPLTIPTDSLALVRGHHVATALSKCVDCHGADLGGRQFIDVPPVARLYAANLTRGKGGVGGQLSDLDWERAIRHGVKPDGSALLFMPSLEFQFLSDDDLAALIAYLKTMPPVDRVPAKNSVGPIGRALYAKGELALVPAERVAHDKHPVAAPMAVTPEYGRYLAEIGGCTGCHGEGFSGGHIPGTPPDWKPAANITPTGIGHYTEEDFFRALREGKRPSGVAIDSLMPYRFTKLMTDDEIRALWLFLRTVPPKPYGGR, via the coding sequence ATGAGGAAGATCGTCCGCGCACTCGCGTGGGGCGTTGGTGCCGTGCTGGTGCTGCTGCTCGTGGCCGGCTGCGCGCTGTACTTCTACACGCAGCGTGGCATCGACAGGCGGTACGCCATCGCGGGACACCCGCTGACCATTCCCACCGACTCGCTTGCGCTGGTGCGCGGCCACCACGTGGCCACGGCGCTCTCCAAGTGCGTGGACTGCCACGGCGCCGACCTCGGCGGCCGCCAATTCATCGACGTGCCGCCGGTCGCCCGGCTGTACGCGGCCAACCTGACGCGCGGCAAGGGCGGCGTGGGCGGACAGCTCAGCGACCTCGACTGGGAGCGCGCCATCCGGCACGGCGTGAAGCCCGACGGCTCCGCGCTGCTCTTCATGCCGTCGCTTGAATTCCAGTTCCTGAGCGACGACGACCTCGCCGCGCTCATCGCGTATCTCAAAACGATGCCGCCGGTGGATCGCGTGCCGGCGAAGAACAGCGTCGGTCCGATTGGCCGCGCGCTGTATGCCAAGGGCGAGCTGGCGCTCGTCCCGGCCGAGCGGGTCGCGCATGACAAGCATCCGGTCGCCGCGCCGATGGCCGTGACGCCGGAGTACGGGCGCTACCTCGCCGAGATCGGCGGGTGCACCGGCTGCCACGGCGAGGGCTTCTCCGGCGGCCACATTCCCGGCACGCCGCCCGACTGGAAGCCGGCGGCGAACATCACGCCCACCGGCATCGGCCACTACACGGAAGAGGATTTCTTCCGTGCCCTGCGCGAAGGAAAGCGCCCGAGCGGCGTGGCCATCGACTCGCTCATGCCGTACCGCTTCACGAAGCTGATGACGGACGACGAGATTCGAGCGCTCTGGCTCTTCCTGAGGACCGTCCCGCCCAAGCCGTACGGCGGACGCTAG
- the speA gene encoding biosynthetic arginine decarboxylase — MTTTAPHDPVPATESPRWNTDSAKLLYNVEGWGDGFFDISDKGRMLVRPDKAHPERMLDLFELALDLEAQGVALPVLLRFSDILRSRIEALHAAFQNAIAEFEYGGQYTTVYPIKVNQQRHVVEEILAFGQVAGVGLECGSKPELQAVLALSERTDHVIVCNGYKDEEFMRLALMGQKLGHRVFIVLEQLSELDVLLQAADDMGIVPTCGVRIKLSTEGSGRWAQSGGEKSKFGLSSAQLIGLIERLQTLGRLDILKLVHFHLGSQITDIRYIKRAMGEVARFYVELRRMGLDITHVDVGGGLGVDYDGTQSTNTASVNYTVQEYANDIVYTLAEMCRELEQPMPDIISESGRALTAHHALMLMSVIDVESQVEAATPAIFEEDHTLLHEMADDLKAVSRKNVSIRRVREAYHDATYDKEKAQSLFNNGVLSLRERAHAEQLHLCTLNAVRSAARRHPDEFEDIISDLDAALVDRYFCNFSLFQSLPDNWAIDQLFPIMPIHRLDEEPTRRGTLQDVSCDSDGKIDRFVGDKGGVPSLELHPFTDGEPYILGIFLTGAYQEILGDLHNLFGDTNAVHVRLRDGGYEITDLVHGDTVTEVLNYVQFRASDLLATFRRKVQAASGITRDEANMFIADYVAGLEGYTYLEGEAAR, encoded by the coding sequence ATGACCACCACCGCGCCCCACGACCCGGTGCCGGCGACCGAATCGCCGCGCTGGAACACCGATTCCGCCAAGCTCCTCTACAACGTGGAGGGGTGGGGCGACGGTTTCTTCGACATCTCCGACAAGGGGCGGATGCTGGTGCGGCCGGACAAGGCGCACCCGGAGCGGATGCTCGACCTCTTCGAGCTGGCGCTCGATCTCGAGGCGCAGGGCGTCGCGCTGCCCGTGCTGCTGCGGTTCTCCGACATCCTGCGCTCGCGTATCGAGGCGCTGCACGCCGCCTTCCAGAACGCCATCGCCGAGTTCGAGTACGGCGGACAGTACACCACGGTCTATCCGATCAAGGTCAACCAGCAGCGCCATGTGGTGGAGGAGATTCTCGCGTTCGGCCAGGTGGCCGGCGTCGGCCTCGAGTGCGGCTCCAAGCCCGAGCTGCAGGCGGTGCTTGCGCTGTCGGAGCGCACCGACCACGTGATCGTCTGCAACGGCTACAAGGACGAGGAGTTCATGCGCCTCGCCCTGATGGGGCAGAAGCTTGGCCACCGCGTCTTCATCGTGCTCGAGCAGCTCAGCGAGCTCGACGTGCTGCTGCAGGCCGCCGACGACATGGGGATCGTCCCCACATGCGGGGTGCGCATCAAGCTCTCCACCGAAGGGTCGGGACGCTGGGCGCAGTCGGGCGGCGAGAAGTCCAAGTTCGGGCTCAGCTCGGCGCAGCTCATCGGCCTCATCGAGCGCCTGCAGACGCTCGGCCGGCTCGATATCCTCAAGCTGGTGCACTTCCACCTCGGCTCGCAGATCACCGACATCCGCTACATCAAGCGGGCGATGGGCGAGGTGGCGCGGTTCTACGTCGAGCTGCGCCGCATGGGCCTCGACATCACGCACGTGGACGTCGGCGGCGGGCTCGGCGTCGACTACGACGGCACGCAGAGCACCAACACGGCGTCGGTGAACTACACCGTACAGGAGTACGCGAACGACATCGTGTACACGCTGGCCGAGATGTGCCGCGAGCTCGAGCAGCCAATGCCCGACATCATCAGCGAGTCGGGGCGCGCGCTCACGGCGCACCACGCGCTGATGCTGATGAGCGTCATCGACGTCGAGTCGCAGGTGGAGGCGGCCACGCCGGCCATCTTCGAGGAGGATCACACGCTCCTCCACGAGATGGCCGACGACCTCAAGGCCGTCTCGCGCAAGAACGTCTCCATCCGGCGCGTGCGCGAGGCGTACCACGACGCGACGTACGACAAGGAGAAGGCGCAGTCGCTGTTCAACAACGGGGTGCTCTCGCTCCGCGAGCGCGCGCATGCCGAGCAGCTGCACCTCTGCACGCTCAATGCCGTGCGCAGCGCGGCCCGCCGCCATCCCGATGAGTTCGAGGACATCATCTCCGACCTCGACGCGGCACTGGTGGACCGGTACTTCTGCAACTTCTCGCTCTTCCAGTCGCTCCCCGACAACTGGGCCATCGACCAGCTCTTCCCGATCATGCCCATCCACCGGCTCGACGAGGAGCCGACGCGGCGCGGCACGCTGCAGGACGTGAGCTGTGACTCCGACGGCAAGATCGACCGCTTCGTCGGCGACAAGGGCGGGGTGCCATCGCTCGAGCTGCACCCGTTCACCGACGGCGAGCCATACATCCTGGGCATCTTCCTCACGGGCGCCTATCAGGAAATCCTGGGCGACCTGCACAACCTGTTTGGCGACACCAACGCCGTGCACGTGCGCCTGCGCGACGGCGGCTACGAGATCACGGACCTCGTGCATGGCGACACGGTCACGGAAGTGCTGAACTACGTGCAGTTCCGCGCTTCCGACCTGCTGGCAACGTTCCGCCGCAAGGTGCAGGCCGCCTCCGGCATCACGCGCGACGAGGCGAACATGTTCATCGCCGACTACGTCGCCGGACTCGAGGGCTACACCTACCTCGAAGGCGAGGCCGCGCGCTGA
- a CDS encoding cation:proton antiporter, giving the protein MNLWAAMAAPASGGPDVPALLLTLAAVLVATKVIGALARRINQPAVLGELVAGILLGGSVLGVLDSNEPVLHVLSEIGVLILLFEVGLETDLQSLRRVGGAALTVGGVGIVVPFAGGFAVASAFGASTFSSLVIAAALTATSIGITARVLGDLGRLKSDEGQIVLGAAVIDDVLGLVILAVVSGLVAGESLTTLGVASKALVAIGFVVAAVVLGAYVARPLMDAVSRVRVAGTVGVTALVLVFVTAAIAARVGSAMIIGAFAAGLVLHRTPQRHEIEKWVTSLGHALVPVFFASVGAAVDLRAMFSPAALGLGAALIVVAVVGKVVAGYAPWWFRGRKLLVGVAMVPRGEVGLIFAQMGVGAGVLAGGEFGAVIAMIVVTTFLTPPLLALVAGPSPTGRGDGDGESGLNELVAEGAPPAPPRRATQARPRLN; this is encoded by the coding sequence ATGAACCTCTGGGCTGCCATGGCCGCTCCGGCGAGCGGCGGTCCCGACGTCCCCGCGTTGCTGCTGACGCTCGCCGCCGTGCTGGTCGCAACGAAGGTGATCGGCGCGCTCGCGCGGCGCATCAACCAGCCGGCGGTGCTTGGCGAGCTTGTCGCCGGCATCCTGCTGGGCGGCTCCGTGCTGGGCGTGCTCGACTCCAACGAGCCCGTGCTGCACGTGCTGAGCGAGATCGGCGTGCTGATCCTGCTCTTCGAAGTGGGCCTCGAGACCGACCTGCAGTCGCTGCGCCGCGTCGGCGGCGCCGCGCTCACGGTCGGCGGCGTCGGCATCGTCGTTCCGTTCGCGGGCGGCTTCGCCGTGGCCTCCGCCTTCGGCGCGTCCACCTTCTCGTCGCTCGTGATCGCGGCCGCGCTCACGGCCACCTCGATTGGCATCACCGCCCGCGTGCTCGGTGACCTCGGACGCCTGAAGAGCGATGAAGGGCAAATCGTGCTCGGGGCCGCCGTCATCGACGACGTGTTGGGGCTGGTGATCCTCGCCGTCGTCAGTGGCCTGGTGGCCGGCGAATCGCTGACGACGCTCGGCGTCGCGTCCAAGGCGCTCGTGGCGATCGGTTTCGTCGTGGCCGCCGTGGTGCTCGGCGCGTACGTTGCGCGTCCGTTGATGGACGCGGTGTCCCGCGTGCGGGTGGCCGGCACCGTGGGCGTCACCGCGCTCGTCCTCGTCTTCGTCACCGCGGCCATCGCGGCCAGGGTGGGATCGGCGATGATCATCGGCGCGTTCGCCGCGGGGCTCGTCCTGCACCGCACGCCGCAGCGCCACGAGATCGAGAAGTGGGTGACGTCGCTCGGCCACGCCCTCGTTCCGGTCTTCTTCGCCTCCGTCGGGGCGGCCGTGGACCTGCGCGCCATGTTTTCGCCGGCGGCGCTGGGTCTCGGTGCCGCGCTGATCGTCGTCGCCGTGGTAGGGAAGGTCGTGGCCGGCTATGCGCCGTGGTGGTTCAGGGGGCGCAAGCTGCTCGTGGGCGTGGCGATGGTTCCCCGCGGCGAGGTGGGGCTCATCTTTGCGCAGATGGGCGTGGGCGCGGGCGTGCTCGCCGGCGGGGAGTTCGGCGCGGTGATCGCAATGATCGTGGTGACCACCTTCCTCACGCCGCCGCTGCTCGCCCTCGTCGCCGGGCCGTCGCCCACCGGGCGCGGCGATGGCGACGGCGAGAGCGGGTTGAACGAGCTGGTGGCCGAGGGGGCGCCGCCCGCGCCGCCGCGGCGCGCGACGCAGGCGAGGCCCCGCCTCAACTGA
- a CDS encoding SRPBCC family protein: MPITSVSSDPAALTLTVVADYPVSVERLWEAYADPRQLERFWGPVEWPATFTRHDMTVGGESHYYMSGPDGERARGWFRFLKVEPLRCFEVEDGFAHEDGRRNAEMPTMRMVFNFEKTATGSRFTSVTRFPSIAAMEQLVQMGMMEGMQSAMSQIDGVLADLASFAASRAAEAQLLSDTQVRVSRVIRGTVEQVWRAHHEPALMKRWLLGPDGWTMPVCEVATTVGGRYRYEWENAAQGQRFGFEGELLESAAPYRAVTTEAMIGVPGPATRNELTLTAVPAGTLLSLLITYPSKEVRDMILGTGMTAGMEASYQRLEREVLAAA, encoded by the coding sequence ATGCCCATCACCTCCGTCTCGTCCGATCCCGCCGCCCTCACCCTCACCGTCGTCGCCGACTACCCGGTGAGCGTCGAACGCCTCTGGGAGGCCTACGCCGACCCGCGCCAGCTGGAGCGCTTCTGGGGCCCGGTGGAGTGGCCGGCCACCTTCACGCGGCACGACATGACCGTCGGCGGCGAGTCGCACTACTACATGTCGGGCCCGGACGGCGAGCGTGCACGCGGCTGGTTCCGCTTCCTCAAGGTGGAACCGCTTCGCTGCTTTGAAGTCGAGGACGGCTTCGCCCACGAGGACGGCCGCCGCAACGCCGAGATGCCCACCATGCGCATGGTCTTCAACTTCGAGAAGACCGCGACGGGCTCGCGCTTCACCAGCGTCACCCGCTTTCCGAGCATCGCGGCCATGGAGCAGCTGGTGCAGATGGGGATGATGGAGGGGATGCAGTCGGCGATGAGCCAGATCGATGGCGTGCTCGCCGACCTCGCGTCCTTCGCCGCCAGCCGCGCCGCGGAGGCCCAGCTCCTCAGCGACACGCAGGTGCGCGTGAGCCGCGTCATCCGCGGCACCGTCGAGCAGGTCTGGCGCGCGCATCACGAACCTGCGCTGATGAAACGCTGGCTCCTCGGCCCCGACGGCTGGACGATGCCCGTCTGCGAAGTCGCCACGACGGTTGGCGGACGCTATCGCTACGAGTGGGAAAACGCCGCGCAGGGGCAGCGTTTCGGCTTCGAGGGAGAATTGCTCGAGTCGGCCGCGCCGTACCGCGCCGTGACCACCGAGGCGATGATCGGCGTCCCCGGTCCGGCGACGCGCAACGAGCTGACGCTCACCGCGGTTCCCGCCGGCACGCTGCTGTCGCTCCTCATCACGTATCCGAGCAAGGAAGTGCGCGACATGATCCTCGGCACCGGGATGACGGCCGGGATGGAAGCGAGCTATCAGCGGCTCGAGCGGGAAGTGCTCGCAGCGGCCTGA